From a single Mesorhizobium shangrilense genomic region:
- a CDS encoding ABC transporter ATP-binding protein encodes MDVASGTLKPAGQKPAALTIEGLSLEFPTYAGAIKALDDVTIEIGTSEIVGLVGESGCGKSVTTMAATRLLPEGRYRVTAGSIRLFGRDPFAMGETELQDVRGKLVSTIFQEPMNALNPTIRIGKQLVGVIQRHEAVSEAEAERTARGILKDMLIGEPERIMKAYPFELSGGMRQRVLIAMAFSCNPGLIIADEPTTALDVTVQAVILRLILDRAKRTGTSVVFISHNIAVVSQLCDRLYVMYAGRIVESGPTRAVLEAPQHPYTQALLRCLPERVEPKAELEAIPGTVPNLLDPPQGCFYRPRCPEANDQCLAKPPSVATAPGHLVACWRRGAIQPSSIMSEATL; translated from the coding sequence ATGGACGTGGCATCCGGAACCCTGAAGCCCGCCGGGCAAAAACCCGCAGCGTTGACTATCGAAGGCCTGTCGCTGGAATTCCCGACCTATGCCGGCGCCATCAAGGCGCTCGACGACGTGACGATCGAGATCGGTACCTCCGAGATTGTCGGCCTCGTAGGCGAGTCAGGCTGCGGCAAGTCGGTGACCACGATGGCGGCGACACGGCTTCTGCCCGAAGGCCGCTACCGCGTCACCGCCGGCAGTATCCGTCTGTTCGGCCGCGACCCGTTCGCCATGGGCGAAACCGAACTCCAGGATGTCAGGGGCAAGCTGGTCTCGACCATCTTCCAGGAGCCGATGAACGCGCTCAACCCGACCATCCGCATCGGCAAGCAATTGGTCGGCGTCATCCAGCGCCACGAAGCGGTCAGCGAGGCGGAGGCCGAGCGCACCGCGCGCGGCATCCTCAAGGACATGCTGATCGGCGAACCCGAGCGGATCATGAAGGCCTATCCGTTCGAGCTGTCGGGCGGCATGCGCCAGCGCGTGCTTATCGCCATGGCTTTCTCGTGCAACCCCGGCCTGATCATCGCCGACGAGCCGACGACAGCCCTGGACGTGACGGTGCAGGCCGTGATCCTGCGGCTGATCCTGGACCGCGCCAAGCGGACCGGCACGTCGGTCGTCTTCATCTCGCACAATATCGCTGTTGTCTCGCAGCTCTGCGACCGGCTCTACGTCATGTATGCCGGCCGCATCGTCGAGTCCGGCCCGACGCGGGCGGTGCTGGAAGCGCCGCAGCACCCCTACACGCAGGCGCTGCTGCGCTGCCTGCCTGAACGGGTGGAGCCGAAAGCGGAACTGGAGGCCATCCCCGGAACCGTGCCCAACCTGCTTGATCCGCCGCAAGGCTGCTTCTACCGGCCGCGCTGTCCGGAAGCCAACGACCAGTGCCTGGCAAAGCCTCCTTCCGTGGCGACCGCTCCCGGGCATCTCGTCGCCTGCTGGCGGCGCGGGGCAATCCAACCATCGAGCATCATGAGCGAGGCCACGCTATGA
- the ddpC gene encoding D,D-dipeptide ABC transporter permease has product MSVASSATQAVPAASGWKSRLHFLWYLSRRSPLTLVGAAIIVMVIIMIVAAPLIAPYNPDKLMLSARLQPPSAQHWFGTDEVGRDLFSRIIYGSRASCVAAFMIVLISVGVGVVIGCMSAILGGRIDTAIMRLMDVIMALPALVLAMALAAALGPSLVNSMLAVALVRIPAYVRLARGQTLSLRERVFVKAARTFGASPLYILRWHVLPNALSPIIVQATLDLGGIVLIAAALSFIGLGAQPPTSEWGALVSTGRNYILDQWWYCTFPGLAILITAMGCNLLGDGIRDMLDPRLGGR; this is encoded by the coding sequence ATGAGCGTGGCCTCTTCCGCGACACAGGCCGTCCCTGCCGCTTCGGGCTGGAAGTCGCGGCTGCATTTTCTCTGGTACCTGTCCCGCCGCAGCCCGCTGACGCTGGTTGGCGCGGCGATCATCGTCATGGTCATCATCATGATCGTCGCAGCACCCCTGATCGCACCCTACAATCCCGACAAGCTGATGCTGTCGGCGCGTCTGCAACCGCCGAGCGCGCAGCACTGGTTCGGCACGGACGAGGTCGGGCGCGACCTGTTTTCACGCATCATCTATGGGTCGCGCGCCTCATGCGTCGCGGCGTTCATGATCGTCCTGATATCTGTAGGTGTCGGTGTGGTGATCGGATGCATGTCAGCCATATTGGGTGGCCGCATCGACACCGCGATCATGAGGCTGATGGACGTCATCATGGCGCTGCCGGCGCTGGTTCTGGCCATGGCGCTTGCGGCGGCACTAGGCCCCAGCCTGGTCAACTCGATGCTGGCCGTGGCGCTGGTGCGTATCCCCGCCTATGTGCGGCTGGCGCGCGGGCAGACGCTGTCCTTGCGCGAGCGGGTCTTCGTCAAGGCGGCGCGCACCTTCGGCGCTTCGCCGCTCTACATCCTGCGCTGGCATGTCCTGCCCAACGCGCTGTCGCCGATCATCGTGCAGGCAACGCTCGACCTCGGCGGCATCGTGCTGATCGCAGCCGCCCTGAGCTTCATCGGGCTGGGCGCACAGCCGCCGACGTCCGAATGGGGCGCGCTGGTCAGCACCGGCCGCAACTACATCCTCGACCAATGGTGGTACTGCACTTTCCCCGGCCTTGCCATCCTGATCACCGCCATGGGCTGCAACCTGCTTGGCGACGGCATCCGCGACATGCTCGATCCACGGTTGGGAGGACGGTGA
- a CDS encoding ABC transporter permease, whose protein sequence is MTIMRIIIPRFVMLFFVVFGVAVITFIISHLIPGDPARMIAGDRASAETLMSVRRDLGLDRPVWDQFTIYVSNLLHGDLGTSLRTRRSVAGDIATFLPATMELGAISLILAIVIGIPLGVASAIYKDGPIDQVARTISVCGISMPVFWFALVLVLLFYAKLHILPGSGRIDMGIALPTRVTGFFLIDSLLEGRMDAFWSSVRHLILPSFVLAFANLGVITRQIRASMLDVLQEDYIRTARASGLRRRVIIFNHALRNALIPSITLLGLALGDLLYGAVLTETVFAWPGMGTYVVTSIQTLDFPAIMGFTVVASIGYVLINLIVDIAYMFADPQIREIG, encoded by the coding sequence ATGACGATCATGCGCATTATCATTCCCCGCTTCGTGATGCTGTTCTTCGTCGTCTTCGGCGTCGCAGTCATCACCTTCATCATTTCCCACCTGATCCCCGGCGATCCTGCCCGGATGATCGCCGGTGACAGGGCAAGCGCCGAAACGCTGATGAGCGTGCGGCGCGACCTCGGGCTCGACCGTCCGGTATGGGACCAGTTCACCATCTACGTCAGCAACCTGCTGCATGGCGACCTCGGAACCTCGCTGCGCACGCGCCGCTCGGTTGCCGGCGATATCGCCACCTTCCTGCCAGCGACGATGGAGCTCGGCGCCATCTCGCTGATCCTGGCGATCGTGATCGGCATTCCGCTCGGCGTAGCATCCGCCATCTACAAGGACGGCCCGATCGATCAGGTGGCGCGCACCATCTCGGTCTGCGGCATTTCGATGCCGGTGTTCTGGTTCGCGCTGGTGCTGGTGCTGCTGTTCTACGCCAAGCTGCACATCCTGCCCGGCAGCGGACGCATCGACATGGGCATTGCCCTGCCAACGCGCGTCACCGGCTTCTTCCTGATCGATTCCTTGCTTGAAGGCCGCATGGACGCGTTCTGGAGTTCGGTGCGGCATCTCATCTTGCCCTCCTTCGTGCTTGCCTTCGCCAATCTCGGCGTCATCACGCGCCAGATCCGGGCATCGATGCTGGATGTGCTCCAGGAGGACTACATCCGGACCGCGCGCGCCAGCGGCCTGCGCCGCCGTGTCATCATCTTCAATCATGCGTTGCGAAACGCCTTGATCCCGTCGATCACCCTGCTTGGCCTGGCGCTGGGCGACCTTCTCTATGGCGCGGTGCTGACCGAAACCGTATTCGCCTGGCCGGGCATGGGCACCTATGTCGTGACCTCGATCCAGACACTCGATTTTCCCGCGATCATGGGATTCACCGTGGTCGCATCGATCGGCTACGTCCTCATCAACCTGATCGTCGACATCGCCTACATGTTCGCCGATCCGCAGATCAGGGAGATCGGATGA
- a CDS encoding ABC transporter substrate-binding protein — protein MVFAHWKKLGFALLVTSSLTQAAWAASDVLVLSRAEDAPTADPGVEISNSGYTFIYAAYEHLVAYKGATTDVVPELAESWSVDDTNTVWTFKLAKGHKFDDGTDVDAAAVKFSFDRAMKLKAGPSDAFPVLKEVQVVDPGTVKFILSSQFAPFLSTMAVSGAAIINPKVMEHEKDGDMAKAWLAEHTAGSGAYKITSWERNQSVVLDRNEHYSGPTPALKQIVVRTVGEISARRLQLVNGDADIIEQVPVDQAAALKGDSNIVVESNPSLYVNYIYMNNKRPPLDDVRVRQAISYAVDYKGIVDGIMQGQAEQMRGAVPDGMWGHDPNGFQYSYDAEKAKALLKEAGKSDIHLTYTFSQADTAWEPVGLALQANLADIGIKLDLQAVADTTKREMAASGNYDLAPGAWTPDFADPYMFMNYWFDPERMGGPGNRAFYNNPKVAGLVREAASIIDQPKREQLYLEAQKLSTQDAPYLYLMQKNDIFARRAVVKGYVYNPMLIQVYNFATMSKSE, from the coding sequence ATGGTTTTCGCGCACTGGAAGAAGCTGGGCTTTGCCCTTTTGGTCACCTCATCGCTGACGCAAGCGGCTTGGGCCGCGTCGGATGTGCTGGTTCTCAGCCGAGCGGAGGACGCGCCGACCGCGGACCCCGGCGTCGAGATCAGCAACAGCGGCTATACCTTCATCTACGCAGCCTACGAGCATCTGGTGGCCTACAAGGGCGCCACCACCGACGTCGTTCCCGAGCTTGCGGAAAGCTGGTCCGTCGACGACACCAACACCGTCTGGACCTTCAAGCTGGCCAAGGGCCACAAATTCGATGACGGCACGGATGTCGATGCGGCGGCGGTCAAGTTCAGCTTCGACCGGGCGATGAAGCTCAAGGCCGGACCTTCGGATGCCTTTCCCGTGCTGAAGGAAGTTCAGGTCGTCGATCCCGGTACCGTCAAGTTCATCCTGTCGTCGCAGTTCGCGCCGTTCCTCTCGACCATGGCCGTTTCGGGTGCCGCCATCATCAATCCCAAGGTGATGGAACATGAAAAAGACGGCGACATGGCCAAGGCCTGGCTGGCCGAGCACACCGCCGGCAGCGGCGCCTACAAGATCACCAGCTGGGAACGAAACCAGAGTGTCGTGCTCGACCGCAACGAGCACTACAGCGGCCCGACTCCGGCCTTGAAGCAGATTGTCGTGCGCACCGTCGGTGAAATCTCGGCGCGCCGCCTGCAACTCGTCAATGGCGATGCCGATATCATCGAACAGGTTCCGGTCGACCAGGCCGCCGCGCTGAAAGGCGATTCCAACATCGTTGTGGAGAGCAATCCGAGCCTCTACGTCAACTACATCTATATGAACAACAAACGGCCGCCGCTCGATGATGTGCGCGTGCGCCAGGCGATCTCCTACGCGGTGGATTACAAGGGCATCGTCGACGGCATCATGCAGGGCCAGGCCGAGCAGATGCGCGGTGCTGTTCCCGATGGCATGTGGGGGCATGACCCCAACGGCTTCCAGTACAGCTACGATGCCGAAAAGGCCAAAGCGCTGTTGAAGGAGGCCGGCAAGTCCGACATCCATCTCACTTACACATTCTCGCAAGCCGATACGGCCTGGGAGCCGGTCGGTCTCGCCTTGCAGGCCAACCTGGCCGACATCGGCATCAAGCTCGACCTGCAGGCCGTTGCCGACACCACCAAGCGCGAAATGGCGGCGAGCGGCAACTACGATTTGGCGCCAGGCGCATGGACGCCCGATTTCGCCGACCCCTACATGTTCATGAACTACTGGTTCGATCCGGAGCGCATGGGCGGCCCGGGCAATCGCGCCTTCTACAACAATCCCAAGGTCGCCGGCCTTGTTCGCGAGGCCGCCAGCATCATCGACCAGCCGAAGCGCGAGCAGCTCTATCTCGAGGCACAGAAGCTCTCGACGCAGGACGCTCCCTATCTCTATTTGATGCAGAAGAACGACATCTTCGCGCGCCGCGCGGTGGTCAAGGGCTACGTCTACAATCCGATGCTGATCCAGGTCTACAACTTCGCCACCATGTCGAAGTCGGAATGA
- a CDS encoding helix-turn-helix domain-containing protein has product MTDQKASLGDFLREIRTRNHWTLSQVSAMTGLAISTLSKVENNQMSLTYDRIVQLAEGLKVDIVELFGTRASETSPSPLGRRTISRAGDGRSIKTKNYDYLYLCTDISKKSIVPMFGVAHARTMEEFGSFIRHVGEEYTYVVEGELELHTEHYEPVVLKVGDSVYFDATMGHAYVTASEKPARFICICSTTEKDLIDAIGSSEIEESAISKLAPRAKTEQVARTIRK; this is encoded by the coding sequence ATGACGGATCAGAAAGCCAGCCTGGGCGATTTCCTGCGGGAAATCCGCACGCGCAATCACTGGACCTTGTCGCAAGTCAGCGCGATGACCGGGCTCGCCATATCAACGCTGTCCAAGGTTGAAAACAACCAGATGTCGTTGACCTACGACCGCATCGTTCAATTGGCCGAGGGGCTGAAGGTCGACATTGTCGAATTGTTCGGGACCCGTGCCTCGGAAACCAGCCCGAGTCCGCTCGGGCGCCGCACGATCAGCAGGGCCGGCGATGGCCGCTCCATCAAGACGAAGAACTACGACTATCTCTATTTGTGCACCGACATCTCGAAAAAATCGATCGTCCCGATGTTCGGCGTGGCGCACGCCCGAACGATGGAAGAGTTCGGCTCTTTCATCCGCCATGTCGGCGAAGAATATACCTATGTGGTGGAAGGAGAACTTGAGCTCCACACCGAGCACTATGAACCGGTGGTCTTGAAGGTGGGAGACTCCGTCTATTTTGATGCAACCATGGGGCATGCCTACGTGACGGCGAGCGAGAAGCCGGCGCGCTTCATCTGCATTTGCTCCACGACGGAGAAAGATCTGATCGATGCGATCGGCTCTTCCGAGATCGAGGAAAGTGCCATTTCAAAATTGGCGCCACGTGCCAAGACCGAGCAAGTGGCGCGTACGATAAGAAAATAA
- a CDS encoding NAD(P)/FAD-dependent oxidoreductase, which produces MFDFVVIGGGMAGASAAYELADGASVLLLEREEHCGYHTTGRSAALFSETYGNATIRSLTRASRGLYEAPPAGFAEHPLLTPRPVLFIARADQEASIADMAEIFAWTGGKPSRVLSADAVRERVPIMRADYVAQALLDETSMDIDVHALHQGYLRGARARGARIAVSAEVLDIDRDSSGWRITTAREQFKARIIVNAGGAWADTIAAMAGVATAGLTPLRRTAMMLDLPDGVDASSWPHVIDVDEEFYFKPDAGRLLASPADETQSEPCDAQADEFDIAVAIDRIQQAADLPVRSISRRWAGLRTFAADRSPVVGFDPRCEDFFWLAGQGGYGIQTAPALAKVAAALAHRRPIADAILDAGFDPDEVSPARAGIGRAAHTAAA; this is translated from the coding sequence ATGTTCGACTTTGTTGTGATCGGCGGCGGCATGGCGGGCGCTTCCGCTGCCTATGAGTTGGCCGATGGCGCGAGCGTCCTGCTGCTCGAGCGAGAAGAGCATTGCGGCTATCACACGACGGGCCGCTCGGCCGCACTCTTTTCCGAAACCTATGGCAACGCCACCATCCGGTCGCTGACGAGAGCCAGTCGCGGTCTGTATGAGGCGCCACCGGCCGGCTTTGCCGAGCACCCCCTGCTGACGCCGCGTCCTGTGCTTTTCATCGCACGCGCCGATCAGGAAGCAAGCATCGCGGATATGGCCGAGATATTCGCGTGGACGGGCGGAAAGCCGTCGCGGGTTCTCAGTGCCGACGCTGTGCGCGAGCGCGTGCCGATCATGCGTGCCGACTATGTGGCACAGGCCCTCCTCGACGAGACGTCGATGGACATCGACGTCCACGCCTTGCATCAAGGTTATCTGCGCGGCGCGCGCGCCCGGGGCGCCCGCATCGCGGTTTCCGCCGAAGTCCTCGATATCGATCGGGATTCCTCCGGCTGGCGGATCACCACGGCCAGGGAGCAGTTCAAGGCGAGGATCATCGTCAATGCCGGTGGCGCATGGGCCGATACCATCGCTGCCATGGCCGGCGTTGCAACAGCCGGACTGACGCCGCTGCGACGCACCGCCATGATGCTGGACCTGCCCGATGGCGTTGACGCTTCGTCTTGGCCGCATGTGATCGACGTCGATGAGGAGTTCTATTTCAAGCCCGATGCCGGGCGGCTTCTGGCGTCGCCGGCGGACGAGACGCAGAGTGAACCTTGTGATGCACAGGCCGATGAGTTTGACATCGCGGTTGCCATCGACCGCATCCAGCAAGCGGCCGACCTGCCGGTGCGTTCGATTTCGCGCCGCTGGGCGGGCCTGCGCACTTTCGCTGCGGATCGCAGCCCTGTGGTTGGCTTCGACCCGCGTTGCGAGGACTTCTTCTGGCTGGCAGGCCAGGGCGGCTATGGCATCCAGACTGCCCCGGCGCTGGCCAAGGTGGCCGCCGCACTGGCCCACCGCAGGCCCATTGCCGACGCTATCCTCGATGCTGGTTTCGATCCCGATGAGGTGTCGCCCGCTCGCGCCGGGATTGGCCGCGCGGCCCATACCGCCGCCGCATAA
- a CDS encoding amino acid deaminase, with protein sequence MAFNLDALASVALDDSIKGIPFGARLRLADVADQGWNLLSGDLPLPAAIIRADALAHNSRWMQRFVAERGALIAPHVKTTMCPQIIARQIADGAWAVTVATVQQMQVCRGFGAERIILANQAVGRLELDAIAAMVGEPDLDFMMIIDSAAGIEAAAEAVRRNQLDRPLQLLLERGYPGGRTGCRTNDSALTLARQIRATPGLRLVGIEAFEGLIKAENGSAEQAVGLFMDEIAALFGLCADEGLFESDAPLVTAGGSSYYDIVIDRLAQCGARVVTRSGCYVTHDSGLYQSAHQRLQAKTGEQDGLRRALEIWAYVQSIPEPGLALLTAGRRDCGTDSGFPVPLLLSRAGAHPQDLPSGCEVINLNDQHAYMRFPADLRLAVGDRVGLGISHPCTTFDKWQIIYLVDSDYRVVEAMKTYF encoded by the coding sequence ATGGCCTTCAATCTTGACGCACTGGCGTCGGTTGCCCTGGACGACAGCATCAAGGGCATTCCGTTCGGCGCCAGGCTCAGGCTCGCCGATGTCGCCGATCAAGGCTGGAATTTGCTTTCCGGCGACCTGCCGCTGCCCGCTGCGATCATCCGCGCCGACGCGCTGGCGCACAATTCGCGCTGGATGCAACGTTTCGTCGCCGAGCGCGGCGCGCTGATTGCCCCGCACGTCAAGACGACGATGTGCCCGCAGATCATCGCCCGCCAGATCGCCGATGGTGCCTGGGCTGTGACCGTCGCGACGGTCCAGCAGATGCAGGTCTGCCGCGGCTTCGGCGCGGAGCGCATCATCCTCGCCAATCAGGCGGTCGGACGGCTGGAACTCGATGCGATCGCCGCCATGGTCGGGGAACCCGACCTCGATTTCATGATGATCATCGACAGCGCCGCCGGCATCGAGGCGGCAGCAGAAGCGGTGCGGCGCAACCAGCTTGACCGCCCGCTGCAACTGCTTCTCGAACGCGGCTACCCAGGCGGCCGCACCGGCTGCCGGACCAATGACAGCGCGCTTACCCTTGCCAGGCAGATACGCGCCACACCGGGGCTTCGCCTTGTCGGGATCGAGGCCTTCGAGGGCCTGATAAAGGCAGAAAACGGGTCGGCCGAGCAGGCGGTCGGACTTTTCATGGATGAAATCGCCGCGCTCTTTGGCCTTTGCGCGGATGAAGGTCTGTTCGAGAGCGACGCGCCGCTGGTCACCGCCGGCGGCTCCTCCTACTACGATATCGTCATCGACAGGCTGGCGCAGTGCGGCGCCCGCGTGGTGACGAGAAGCGGCTGTTACGTCACGCATGATTCCGGGCTTTACCAGAGTGCCCACCAACGCCTGCAGGCCAAGACCGGCGAGCAGGACGGCCTGCGCCGTGCGCTGGAAATCTGGGCCTATGTGCAGTCGATTCCTGAGCCAGGACTTGCCCTGCTGACGGCCGGCCGGCGCGACTGCGGAACGGATTCGGGATTTCCGGTGCCGCTCCTCCTGTCCCGCGCAGGCGCCCATCCGCAGGACTTGCCGTCGGGATGCGAAGTGATCAACCTCAACGATCAGCACGCTTACATGCGCTTCCCGGCCGATCTGCGGCTTGCCGTCGGCGACCGTGTCGGGCTCGGCATTTCCCATCCATGCACGACGTTCGACAAATGGCAGATCATCTACCTTGTCGACAGTGACTACAGGGTGGTGGAAGCCATGAAGACCTACTTCTGA
- a CDS encoding serine hydrolase domain-containing protein yields MSRLSAAAVELFEDLIRQQVEDKAIPSISYGLVDRDGLMAAGHIQRHDRGFAMGDDTCFRIGSITKTFTALSIMQLAEKGLVDLDADVCEYLPGFKPLNPFAGREGGPHGARISLRKLLSHTAGLVREPKSGHYLDAARPPLADTVAELASSTLKQDPSLGQMHYSNAGIAVAGRVIETVTGKSYAEYVTDHMLKPLGMDRTSSGLAPGIAERLAPADMWTLDGDSPAPVFDLGGPPAGNIYSTIGDMARYAQCLLRGGFAPDGRAIASPASLREMWVPIGKRASGERVANTYGLCFGVGDVDGWTSVGHGGAVYGYASQMILLPAAGVGVLIFSTLDFSNQIGARLGVEGLRIALAERRMGTLPSRRQSLPAVAADQLAALPGHYRHETSGEVVEVKAKGGKLYLMGEGVPLQIRPVAGSDFTIDGRIYGRDAEYPHMKLSFPAPGALVWKAANWSRIEALPTEIVPAEIAPHLGEYGPDFNVTYLSYSHGELKCLIEYFCTHSCEPEEAGRYRMHGILYEEEILELDAVDDHGRRGIRVGPMFLERRPAAKASG; encoded by the coding sequence ATGAGCCGACTTTCCGCCGCCGCAGTCGAACTGTTCGAGGACCTGATCCGCCAGCAGGTCGAGGACAAGGCGATCCCCTCCATCTCCTATGGCCTTGTCGACCGCGACGGGCTGATGGCCGCGGGCCATATCCAGCGTCATGACCGTGGCTTCGCCATGGGCGACGACACCTGTTTCCGGATCGGCTCGATCACCAAGACATTCACCGCCCTGTCGATCATGCAGCTTGCCGAAAAAGGGCTTGTCGATCTCGATGCCGACGTCTGCGAATACCTACCGGGCTTCAAGCCGCTCAACCCGTTCGCCGGGCGCGAAGGCGGTCCCCATGGCGCGCGGATCAGCCTGCGCAAGCTGCTGAGCCACACCGCCGGCCTCGTGCGCGAGCCCAAGAGCGGCCACTATCTCGACGCAGCGCGGCCGCCGCTGGCCGACACCGTGGCCGAACTCGCCAGCTCGACGCTAAAACAGGATCCGAGCCTGGGACAGATGCATTACTCCAATGCCGGCATTGCCGTGGCCGGAAGGGTCATCGAGACGGTGACGGGCAAGAGCTACGCCGAATACGTCACCGATCATATGCTGAAGCCGCTTGGCATGGACCGGACCTCGTCGGGCCTGGCGCCAGGCATCGCCGAGCGGCTCGCGCCCGCCGACATGTGGACGCTGGACGGCGACAGCCCCGCTCCCGTGTTCGACCTTGGCGGTCCGCCGGCCGGCAACATCTATTCCACCATTGGCGACATGGCCCGCTATGCCCAGTGCCTGCTGCGCGGCGGCTTCGCGCCGGATGGCCGGGCGATCGCATCGCCCGCCTCATTGCGCGAGATGTGGGTGCCGATCGGCAAGCGCGCCTCCGGAGAAAGGGTGGCGAACACCTATGGCCTGTGTTTCGGTGTCGGCGATGTCGATGGCTGGACCTCCGTCGGCCATGGTGGCGCCGTCTATGGCTACGCCTCGCAGATGATCCTGCTGCCCGCCGCCGGCGTCGGCGTGCTGATCTTCTCGACGCTGGATTTCTCCAACCAGATCGGCGCGCGGCTTGGCGTCGAGGGGCTGCGCATCGCGCTGGCCGAACGCCGGATGGGTACGCTGCCGTCGCGGCGGCAGAGCCTGCCTGCCGTCGCCGCCGACCAGCTTGCGGCACTGCCCGGCCACTACCGGCACGAAACTTCCGGCGAGGTCGTCGAGGTCAAGGCCAAGGGCGGCAAGCTCTATCTGATGGGCGAAGGCGTGCCGTTGCAGATCCGCCCGGTCGCCGGTTCGGATTTCACCATTGACGGGCGCATCTATGGACGCGACGCCGAATATCCACACATGAAGCTGTCATTCCCCGCTCCCGGCGCGCTGGTGTGGAAGGCAGCGAACTGGTCACGCATTGAGGCACTGCCCACTGAGATAGTGCCGGCCGAGATTGCGCCGCATCTCGGCGAATACGGCCCGGATTTCAACGTCACCTATCTCAGCTACAGCCATGGCGAGCTGAAATGCCTGATAGAGTATTTCTGCACGCACAGCTGTGAGCCGGAGGAGGCCGGGCGCTATCGCATGCATGGCATCCTGTACGAGGAAGAAATCCTCGAACTCGACGCCGTCGACGATCACGGCCGGCGCGGCATCCGGGTCGGCCCGATGTTCCTCGAGCGCCGGCCCGCTGCAAAAGCGAGCGGCTGA
- a CDS encoding M55 family metallopeptidase, whose product MKVFISADIEGTAGITNWDEAKKGNPDYAEFREYMTDELVAACEGAKAAGATEVVVKDAHSTARNLILSRLPDYVRIVRGWSGHPDMMMFGIDDSFAAALYTGYHNKAGTDTNPLAHTLTGTVSRLLINGEVASEYTLNALCAARYRVPSVFLSGDAGMCAEAKVLVPAIGTVATSEGFGPATSSMTPGAAVKAIRNGVEAALSRDLSVCLPPLADSFELVVEYTTPIEAYRASWYPGVEHVAARTLRFKATDFFDIQRAVRFIV is encoded by the coding sequence ATGAAGGTATTCATCAGCGCCGATATCGAAGGCACCGCCGGCATCACCAATTGGGACGAGGCCAAGAAGGGCAATCCCGACTATGCCGAGTTTCGCGAATACATGACCGACGAACTGGTCGCCGCCTGTGAGGGCGCGAAGGCGGCTGGCGCCACCGAAGTGGTGGTGAAGGACGCGCACTCCACCGCGCGCAACCTCATCCTGTCGAGGCTGCCGGACTATGTCCGCATCGTGCGCGGCTGGAGCGGCCACCCCGACATGATGATGTTCGGCATCGACGACAGCTTCGCCGCCGCACTCTACACCGGCTACCACAACAAGGCGGGGACGGACACCAACCCGCTGGCGCATACCTTGACCGGCACCGTCTCGCGGCTGCTGATCAATGGCGAGGTCGCCTCGGAATACACGCTGAACGCGCTCTGCGCGGCACGCTACCGCGTGCCTTCGGTGTTCCTGAGTGGCGACGCCGGCATGTGCGCCGAAGCGAAGGTTCTGGTGCCGGCCATCGGCACGGTGGCGACCAGCGAAGGATTTGGCCCGGCGACCTCATCGATGACGCCTGGAGCCGCAGTCAAGGCGATCCGCAACGGGGTCGAAGCGGCACTGTCACGCGACCTCTCGGTCTGCCTACCCCCGCTCGCCGACAGCTTCGAACTGGTGGTCGAATACACCACGCCGATCGAAGCCTATCGGGCCAGCTGGTACCCGGGCGTCGAGCACGTCGCGGCGCGCACGCTCCGCTTCAAGGCAACGGATTTCTTCGACATCCAGCGCGCGGTCCGTTTCATCGTCTGA